From Vanessa cardui chromosome 11, ilVanCard2.1, whole genome shotgun sequence, the proteins below share one genomic window:
- the LOC124533566 gene encoding vesicle transport protein SEC20 has protein sequence MMLTVDLNHLDKIQEVRNEKAEEPDEIYDRFVQNLATYHFQVKAIIQDILECRDSMESLNELNEKGRAKITLLREELENLDAHATDMNDQKYFLESVSQRHLLAGLLKEFKEANISSMFAIEKAQREDLLKAGEGEESVLRNRKKKVDRDGLLKMSTGVTEQLLSISRQLAATTQRSQDTLDSLVSSSSTVHGTQAELQNTGSTITQSSKLLKKYGRREFTDKVIMFFAFLFFLAVCLYIVQKRLF, from the exons atgatgTTAACCGTAGATTTAAATCATTTAGACAAAATTCAAGAAGTTCGGAATGAAAAAGCAGAAGAACCGGATGAAATCTATGATAGATTTGTACAAAATTTAGCAACATATCATTTTCAGGTGAAAGCTATAATTCAG GACATTTTGGAATGTCGAGATTCTATGGAAAGTTTAAATGaacttaatgaaaaaggaagagctaaaataactttattaagagAAGAATTAGAGAATTTAGATGCCCATGCTACTGACATGaatgatcaaaaatattttctagagTCGGTTTCCCAAAGGCATCTGTTAGCAGg cCTCCTCAAAGAATTTAAAGAAGCCAATATAAGTAGCATGTTTGCAATTGAGAAAGCTCAGAGAGAGGATTTGTTGAAGGCGGGTGAAGGAGAAGAATCTGTTTTAAGGAATAGGAAAAAGAAAGTTGACAGAGATggtttattaaaaatgtctacag GTGTCACTGAACAACTGCTCTCTATTAGTCGACAATTAGCCGCAACGACCCAGAGGAGTCAAGACACGTTAGATAGTTTGGTTTCTTCTAGCTCCACGGTGCAT ggTACGCAAGCAGAACTTCAAAATACAGGTAGTACGATCACGCAGTCAAGTAAACTTCTAAAGAAGTATGGAAGACGGGAGTTCACAGATAAAGTGATAATGTTCTTTGCATTCCTTTTCTTTTTAGCTGTCTGTTTGTATATCGTTCAAAAAAGGTTGTTTTaa
- the LOC124533373 gene encoding uncharacterized protein LOC124533373: MQVEKDFIKPDSANLPKVDSFMIANFFASNPDFCSAEFRNVKTSVSSRQSYGDDAIGYVQLKRDHTLCTVKCRICPEHKVRQTSYSVSMVIDEKEGVVKSVQCHDCPASLGGCKHSVAFLMWMHRRSEEPACTSTECYWKK, from the exons ATGCAAGTGGAGAAAGACTTTATAAAACCTGATAGTGCTAATCTGCCAAAAGTTGATTCGTTTATGATTGCAAATTTCTTTGCATCAAACCCGGACTTCTGTTCTGCAGAATTTAGAAACGTGAAAACTTcagt aTCATCAAGACAGTCCTATGGTGATGATGCTATTGGTTATGTTCAATTAAAACGTGACCACACTCTGTGCACAGTGAAATGCAGAATATGCCCTGAGCATAAAGTTCGTCAGACATCATATTCTGTCAGCATGGTTATAGATGAAAAAGAAGGTGTAGTTAAAAGTGTCCAGTGCCATGACTGCCCTGCATCTCTAGGGGGATGTAAACATTCTGTAGCATTTCTTATGTGGATGCACAGAAGAAGTGAAGAGCCAGCATGTACATCTACAGAATGTTATTGGAAGAAATAA
- the LOC124533894 gene encoding UDP-glucosyltransferase 2-like, whose protein sequence is MATMTNYKLVFVLIVVVLPQVFNYASALNILAIASLPLKSHYMAFQELFRELAIRGHSVTVINNFPEKNPVPNLKFININAPMQPLPGISFFENNTSSFSHLINFKIHFTISPTNVKQDCELFFSNKDVKALRERGIKFDVIFVEQFVSDCGLAYAAAIYDAPIIGITSHTLLPWAYPRLGIPFDISSNAFYFSNFGTNPSLYQKVESYLMNLYANTIGLWQLQRSIYDIFNKNLPNVALDVEKIARDRMKMMFSYQHYSITGARLLAPQLLEIAGIHIGKPQPVPEDIEKFISSSRHGVVYVSFGSNLKASTMSKKKMEQFLIAFKKIPQKVLWKLEDTAFSVSNENLLTRSWFPQLDILCHPNVIAFVSHGGMLSISEAAHCGTPLLTIPFFGDQFSNSAAVADSGLGATMYFDHLNADNLAEAIKHLASSEVQRNAKQISKLWHDRPMSALDSAIFWTEYVARHKMAPPSLPSTHNTWFKSSLLDVYSILILIVLGILSVVYIICKILILVCTSFVKLFKSENKQKTKKKRS, encoded by the exons ATGGCCACTATGACTAATTACAAGCTCGTGTTTGTATTAATTGTCGTAGTATTGCCACAAGTTTTTAATTATGCTAGTGCGCTGAACATACTAGCTATCGCGTCTTTACCTCTCAAAAGCCATTATATGGCGTTCCAGGAACTATTTCGTGAGCTTGCTATCCGAGGACATTCAGTCACTGTTATCAATAACTTTCCCGAAAAGAATcccgttccaaatttaaaatttattaacatcaatGCACCGATGCAACCTTTGCCCGGTATAtcgttttttgaaaataatacatcatCGTTTTCGCATttgataaatttcaaaatacattTCACGATAAGTCCAACGAATGTGAAACAGGACTGTGagcttttttttagtaataaagaTGTGAAGGCACTTCGTGAAAGAGGAATTAAGTTTGACGTGATATTCGTTGAGCAATTTGTAAGTGACTGTGGGCTCGCTTATGCGGCCGCGATATACGACGCACCTATTATTGGAATAACTTCGCATACTCTGCTACCTTGGGCATATCCAAGACTTGGTATTCCGTTCGATATTTCGTCGAATGCGTTTTACTTTTCAAACTTTGGTACGAATCCGTCCTTATATCAGAAAGTTGAGAGTTATCTTATGAACTTATATGCGAACACGATCGGTTTATGGCAACTACAGAGATCCATATATGACATATTTAACAAGAATCTTCCAAATGTTGCGTTGGACGTAGAGAAGATAGCCAGAGACAGGATGAAAATGATGTTTTCTTATCAACATTATTCAATAACTGGAGCAAGATTACTTGCACCGCAGCTACTTGAAATAGCTGGTATACATATCGGAAAACCGCAGCCAGTGCCAGAG GATATAGAGAAGTTTATATCAAGCTCGAGGCACGGCGTCGTTTACGTCAGCTTTGGATCGAATCTGAAAGCGAGTACTATGTCGAAGAAAAAAATGGAACAATTTCTTATCGCGTTTAAGAAAATCCCGCAAAAGGTGCTCTGGAAGTTGGAAGATACGGCGTTTTCAGTCAGCAATGAGAATTTATTGACACGTAGTTGGTTCCCTCAATTAGACATTTTGT gTCATCCAAACGTAATAGCATTCGTGTCTCACGGTGGAATGTTGAGTATCTCTGAAGCGGCTCACTGCGGGACGCCATTGCTGACGATTCCGTTCTTTGGAGATCAATTTTCTAATTCTGCGGCTGTAGCCGATAGTGGACTGGGAGCGACGATGTATTTTGATCACCTTAACGCGGACAACTTGGCTGAAGCTATCAAACATTTGGCGTCATCAGA GGTGCAGCGAAATGCTAAACAAATTTCGAAACTTTGGCATGACCGACCTATGAGTGCCTTGGACAGCGCCATCTTTTGGACGGAGTACGTAGCAAGACACAAAATGGCGCCACCATCTCTACCGTCGACTCACAATACATGGTTTAAATCGTCGCTATTAGATGTCTAtagtattcttattttaatcgTATTAGGAATTTTGTCTGTCGtttatatcatttgtaaaatattgatattagttTGTACATCATttgttaaactatttaaatcagaaaataaacaaaaaacaaagaaaaaacgaTCGTAA